A genomic stretch from Rhodomicrobium vannielii ATCC 17100 includes:
- a CDS encoding universal stress protein, which translates to MKGFKKILCVADQEKGSDTALQRAVKLAENNKASLTVVDVMPRSGRVLQDVLATMVDEREKRLARLIQPHRDGLDIETKLLKGIAFLEVIREVLRSRHDLVIKCHNSPGWVDRLLSSEDISLLRECPCPVWLIKPDEASSAAKRILAAVDVDDDYPSSELATRHALNVRVMELAVSLALSEAAELQVVHAWQVAEESSLRDSNLLKTPEGQVDDFVEHIRERHARLLDTFLKGFDANPALHLTVHTPKGAASKEIPELAERLRIDCIVMGTVARTGIRGFIMGNTAESVLEQVDCSVLAIKPPGFETPVALEN; encoded by the coding sequence ATGAAAGGCTTCAAGAAGATTCTCTGCGTGGCGGACCAAGAAAAGGGCAGTGACACGGCGCTGCAGCGGGCGGTGAAATTGGCCGAGAACAACAAGGCGAGCTTGACCGTCGTGGATGTGATGCCCCGTTCGGGCCGCGTCTTGCAGGATGTGCTGGCGACGATGGTGGACGAGCGCGAAAAGCGGCTGGCGCGCCTCATTCAACCGCATCGCGACGGCCTTGATATCGAGACGAAATTACTGAAGGGGATCGCCTTTCTGGAGGTGATTCGCGAGGTGTTGCGCAGCCGGCATGATCTCGTCATCAAATGCCACAATTCGCCCGGCTGGGTCGACCGGCTGCTCTCCAGCGAGGATATATCCTTGTTGCGTGAATGTCCTTGCCCTGTATGGCTCATAAAACCTGATGAAGCATCCAGTGCCGCCAAACGCATCCTTGCAGCGGTCGACGTCGACGATGACTATCCCTCGTCCGAACTGGCAACACGGCATGCTCTCAATGTGCGGGTCATGGAACTGGCCGTCTCTCTTGCCCTATCGGAGGCCGCGGAACTGCAAGTGGTGCATGCCTGGCAGGTCGCGGAAGAAAGCTCCCTGCGCGACAGCAATTTGCTGAAGACGCCGGAAGGTCAGGTCGATGATTTCGTCGAGCACATCCGGGAACGTCATGCTCGATTGCTGGACACCTTTCTGAAGGGCTTCGACGCGAATCCAGCGCTGCATCTCACGGTGCATACGCCAAAAGGAGCGGCGAGCAAGGAGATACCCGAGCTTGCCGAACGGCTCAGGATCGACTGCATCGTCATGGGCACGGTGGCGCGCACCGGGATTCGCGGGTTCATCATGGGCAATACGGCTGAAAGCGTTCTCGAGCAAGTCGATTGCTCGGTCCTCGCGATAAAGCCGCCGGGTTTCGAGACGCCGGTCGCGCTGGAAAATTGA
- a CDS encoding complex I subunit 5 family protein yields MSDNLLLAGVLWPLLCTCLFAFRATTPLALTLAPWGALPALAAGFLAGQGEVRMSFLLLGSELGLDATGQSFLLSTALLWLLAGVFARGYFGQSDRQPCFYALFLLTMAGNLLLVISLDGLSFYLGFALMSFAAYGLVIFDSNAAAFRAGRVYILLVVLGEAMILVALLLAAKTAGSTSFAAIRDSLGTAETGPLVIALALVGFGIKAGLLGLHVWMPLAYTSAPIPASAVLAGAMINAGLLGWVHLLPLGENAFPVAASVFLILGLVTAFYGVAVGLFQRNPKTVLAYSSMSQMGIMSAAIGVGLIAPSAWALLLPAVVFYAVNHGLSKGTLFLGLGFADNDFRMRWRWAWIALWLPALSLAGAPFTSGMLAKSQMKAQFLQAPEPWEAALHVLIPVSSLATAILMARLLYLVRPVPDAQSASPAWALAWPWFLALVSVAFSAWWFVPQMPLLDMKAIMDTLWPVLASAAIALIVLRWGLFRGAPSIPAGDNLIWVESGLEALCRAWRQQLAVISSQKLAFQRLSARVPVLAEAASAALGRTEARLTRWRVAAQLVILIILAASLMASPVWTSLR; encoded by the coding sequence ATGTCAGACAATCTGCTTTTGGCTGGTGTGCTGTGGCCGCTACTGTGCACTTGCCTGTTCGCGTTTCGGGCGACGACCCCGCTGGCGCTAACGCTCGCTCCGTGGGGCGCTCTACCCGCACTGGCGGCAGGCTTTCTGGCGGGGCAGGGCGAAGTGCGCATGTCTTTCCTGTTGCTGGGCAGCGAACTTGGCCTCGACGCCACGGGGCAGTCGTTCCTGCTATCTACCGCGCTGTTGTGGCTGCTAGCAGGCGTTTTCGCGCGCGGCTATTTCGGCCAGTCGGATCGCCAGCCGTGCTTCTACGCCCTATTCTTGCTGACGATGGCTGGAAACCTTTTGCTCGTCATATCGCTCGACGGGCTCAGTTTCTATCTCGGCTTCGCCTTGATGAGCTTCGCCGCTTACGGGCTGGTCATATTCGACAGCAACGCCGCCGCTTTCAGGGCCGGGCGCGTGTATATCTTGCTGGTCGTGCTCGGCGAAGCGATGATACTCGTGGCCCTGCTGCTTGCCGCAAAGACTGCCGGGAGCACCTCCTTCGCCGCAATACGTGACAGCCTCGGGACGGCGGAAACAGGTCCGCTGGTGATCGCGCTGGCGTTGGTCGGCTTCGGCATCAAGGCCGGGCTGCTTGGCCTGCATGTATGGATGCCTCTGGCGTATACATCCGCGCCAATTCCTGCCAGCGCCGTTCTGGCGGGCGCGATGATCAATGCGGGTCTCCTGGGCTGGGTCCATTTGCTGCCGCTGGGCGAGAATGCATTCCCCGTCGCGGCGTCGGTGTTTCTTATATTGGGCCTGGTTACTGCGTTCTATGGCGTGGCAGTCGGCCTTTTCCAGCGCAATCCCAAGACGGTGCTCGCCTATTCCAGCATGAGCCAGATGGGCATCATGAGCGCCGCTATCGGGGTCGGCCTGATCGCGCCGTCCGCATGGGCACTGCTCCTTCCAGCCGTCGTGTTCTATGCAGTGAACCATGGACTGAGCAAGGGCACGCTGTTTCTCGGCCTGGGATTTGCCGACAATGACTTCCGAATGCGGTGGCGATGGGCGTGGATTGCCCTGTGGCTTCCGGCGCTCTCGCTGGCGGGCGCTCCCTTCACCAGCGGCATGCTGGCCAAATCGCAAATGAAGGCGCAGTTCCTTCAGGCGCCTGAACCATGGGAAGCCGCGCTGCACGTGCTGATCCCCGTGAGTTCGCTCGCTACGGCAATCCTCATGGCGCGGCTGCTTTATCTCGTGCGGCCCGTGCCCGACGCGCAGAGTGCATCGCCGGCATGGGCGCTTGCATGGCCATGGTTTCTCGCACTTGTCAGCGTCGCGTTCTCGGCCTGGTGGTTCGTCCCGCAGATGCCGTTATTGGATATGAAAGCCATCATGGACACTCTATGGCCGGTGCTTGCGAGTGCCGCTATCGCTCTGATCGTGTTGCGGTGGGGTCTGTTCCGGGGCGCGCCCTCAATACCGGCGGGAGATAATCTGATCTGGGTTGAGAGCGGCCTTGAGGCGCTGTGCCGCGCATGGCGGCAGCAGCTGGCCGTCATTTCATCGCAAAAACTTGCATTTCAGCGTTTGTCCGCACGCGTTCCCGTCCTCGCGGAAGCAGCGAGCGCCGCTTTAGGCCGGACCGAGGCCAGACTTACACGCTGGCGCGTGGCGGCGCAACTCGTGATCCTCATCATCCTGGCCGCGAGCCTGATGGCATCACCCGTGTGGACATCGTTGCGGTAA
- a CDS encoding complex I subunit 5 family protein: MDAIVSQVPWAPLLIVLPLAAAIASFLLPSFARTLGLSLSLAYALAVIGLGWQLVDRGSTRYPVGGWGAPLGIDLYADGLSLLMLGTTAVVGAGITLYASAYFKGAYAARFWPQWHFLLTALSALFLSGDLFNIYVSLELIGLPAVALTALQGDREALTGAMRYLLAALLGSLVYLSGVALLYHSYGTVDIALLSERVASSPVTWAAFGLLIAGLMLKTALFPLHFWLPPAHASAPAPVSALLSALVVKASLYVIVRLWLEMISGISGGLAVVFGVLGAGAILWGSAQALRQERLKLLIAYSTVAQIGYMFLAFPLAAAAGVTAWNALACLILSHALAKAAMFLAAGNLMKVGGHDRIADLDRVVQRLPLSVGAFALAGVSIMGLPPSGGFIGKWLLLQAAVSQALWAYVVVIIIGGVLAAGYVFKVLGHAFTRGEEPGEVATVPATMEWAAMLLASGAILMGFLALPLLELVGTGHLFKGGG; this comes from the coding sequence ATGGATGCGATTGTTTCTCAGGTTCCCTGGGCGCCCCTGCTCATAGTGTTACCGCTGGCGGCTGCCATCGCCAGCTTCCTGCTGCCGAGTTTTGCACGGACGTTGGGGCTTTCGCTGTCGCTAGCCTATGCGCTGGCGGTAATAGGGCTCGGCTGGCAGCTTGTCGACCGTGGCAGCACCCGTTATCCGGTAGGCGGCTGGGGCGCGCCGCTCGGTATCGATCTATACGCCGACGGATTGAGCTTGCTCATGCTGGGCACCACGGCGGTGGTAGGTGCGGGCATCACCCTTTACGCCAGCGCTTATTTCAAGGGCGCGTATGCCGCGCGGTTTTGGCCGCAATGGCATTTTCTGCTCACGGCGCTGAGCGCGCTTTTCCTTTCCGGCGACCTGTTCAACATTTACGTCTCGCTGGAACTGATCGGGTTGCCTGCAGTCGCTTTGACTGCGTTGCAAGGCGATCGCGAAGCCTTGACCGGGGCCATGCGCTATTTGCTGGCCGCGCTGCTTGGATCGCTCGTCTATCTCTCGGGCGTGGCGCTGCTTTATCATAGCTACGGCACCGTCGATATCGCCCTTCTTTCCGAGCGCGTGGCGTCATCACCCGTTACGTGGGCAGCTTTCGGCCTTCTTATCGCCGGGCTGATGTTGAAGACTGCGCTTTTTCCGCTGCATTTCTGGTTGCCCCCAGCGCATGCCAGCGCGCCAGCACCTGTGAGCGCACTTTTGTCGGCGCTGGTGGTAAAGGCCTCCCTCTACGTAATAGTGCGGCTCTGGCTGGAGATGATATCAGGGATATCCGGCGGCCTCGCCGTAGTTTTCGGCGTGCTTGGGGCCGGGGCGATCCTGTGGGGATCGGCGCAAGCACTACGTCAAGAGCGGCTGAAGCTGCTGATCGCCTACTCAACCGTCGCTCAGATCGGTTACATGTTCCTCGCCTTTCCGCTGGCCGCCGCCGCAGGCGTGACCGCGTGGAACGCTCTAGCCTGCCTGATCCTTTCCCATGCCCTTGCCAAGGCAGCGATGTTTCTTGCCGCCGGCAATCTGATGAAGGTCGGCGGTCACGACCGCATCGCCGATCTCGATCGCGTGGTGCAGCGCCTGCCGCTCAGTGTCGGCGCGTTTGCGCTGGCGGGCGTCAGCATCATGGGGCTTCCACCGAGCGGCGGCTTCATCGGCAAATGGCTGCTGTTGCAGGCGGCGGTGTCTCAGGCGCTTTGGGCTTATGTCGTGGTGATCATAATCGGCGGGGTGTTGGCTGCGGGGTATGTCTTCAAGGTGTTGGGCCACGCTTTCACCAGGGGCGAGGAGCCGGGCGAAGTGGCAACCGTGCCCGCGACGATGGAGTGGGCTGCGATGCTGCTTGCTTCCGGCGCCATTCTGATGGGCTTCCTGGCATTGCCGCTTTTGGAGCTGGTCGGAACGGGGCATCTCTTCAAGGGCGGAGGATGA
- a CDS encoding sodium:proton antiporter — protein MSLAFLYALSGVGLFCLGFHALIVRRHLLRKILAINVMGSGIFLLFVALGRRGLDVPTDPVPQAMVITGIVVAVSNTALALSLMLRVYASSERAEPPARDGG, from the coding sequence ATGAGCCTTGCGTTCCTTTATGCGCTGTCAGGCGTGGGCTTATTCTGCCTCGGGTTTCACGCGCTGATCGTTCGCCGCCATTTGTTGCGCAAGATCCTGGCGATCAACGTGATGGGCAGCGGCATCTTTCTACTTTTCGTCGCGCTGGGAAGGCGAGGACTTGACGTTCCGACCGACCCTGTGCCGCAAGCCATGGTGATTACCGGAATCGTCGTCGCGGTTTCGAACACCGCCCTCGCGCTCAGCCTGATGCTGAGGGTGTACGCCTCCTCCGAACGAGCCGAACCGCCCGCTCGGGATGGGGGCTGA
- a CDS encoding TIGR01244 family sulfur transferase, whose protein sequence is MICEACLGIYLLTTATPPDLARPSDIHFVAEKSASIPARPLTKTLSVAPQIRLDDIPAYAAQGITTIISNRPDGEAPDQPTFAEIKKAAEANGMTAIHIPITSPSAITDADAAAFGKALDESKGKTLAFCRSGTRATLLWSLSQAGKRSAQDIVQTAAEAGYDVSPILTRLEK, encoded by the coding sequence GTGATCTGTGAGGCCTGTTTAGGGATCTATCTGCTTACGACCGCAACTCCGCCCGACCTGGCGCGTCCGTCCGACATTCATTTCGTCGCGGAGAAGAGCGCTTCCATCCCCGCGAGACCGCTAACGAAGACACTCTCCGTCGCGCCGCAAATCCGCCTGGACGACATCCCGGCCTACGCCGCGCAAGGCATTACCACCATCATCTCGAACCGGCCCGATGGCGAGGCCCCCGATCAACCGACATTCGCCGAAATAAAGAAGGCCGCCGAGGCAAACGGCATGACGGCCATCCATATCCCCATCACAAGCCCGAGCGCGATCACGGATGCGGACGCAGCGGCTTTCGGCAAGGCGCTCGATGAAAGCAAAGGCAAGACGCTGGCTTTCTGCCGTTCCGGCACACGCGCCACGCTCCTTTGGTCCCTTTCCCAGGCTGGGAAGCGTTCCGCTCAGGACATCGTGCAAACGGCGGCTGAAGCGGGCTACGACGTCAGCCCGATCCTGACGCGTCTGGAGAAGTGA
- a CDS encoding hydrogenase subunit MbhD domain-containing protein translates to MEAVTLVNWAFDGVLAVSLLLLAWQALASFDLFKACALFVIFGVFMAIAWVRLNAPDVGLAEATIGAGITGTLLMSALSRLSGPGVSVASGTGGGSSSDVTQRGNGNRPPGEPETLLGKYVPLLLVSALAIGLGYVVLSLPPQASGLHPEVAGRMESSGVEHPVTGVLLNFRGYDTLLELVVLLSALLGAWSLGGLRTANFERAPDSVLDILTRSLTPVSIVVAGYLLWVGTGAPGGAFQAGAVLGAASILLLLSGWQLPRHLAKAPFRIALVMGVVVFLAVAVLVMAGGRSLLEYPPANAGMLILVIEIFASVSIGATLVGFFLGADPADEQKQ, encoded by the coding sequence ATGGAGGCGGTGACGCTGGTGAACTGGGCCTTCGATGGGGTGCTTGCTGTCAGTCTGCTATTGCTCGCCTGGCAAGCCTTGGCCTCTTTCGACCTTTTCAAGGCCTGTGCGCTGTTTGTCATCTTCGGCGTCTTCATGGCCATCGCCTGGGTAAGGCTCAATGCACCGGACGTTGGACTGGCTGAGGCCACGATCGGCGCCGGCATCACGGGAACACTGCTGATGTCGGCTCTGTCGCGGCTGAGCGGTCCCGGCGTGTCGGTTGCAAGCGGGACTGGCGGCGGCTCAAGCAGCGATGTCACGCAACGAGGCAATGGCAATCGCCCGCCGGGTGAACCCGAGACGCTGCTCGGGAAGTATGTGCCGCTGTTGCTTGTGTCGGCGCTCGCCATAGGCCTCGGTTATGTCGTGCTGTCGCTTCCCCCGCAGGCGTCGGGCCTGCATCCTGAAGTCGCCGGTCGGATGGAAAGCAGCGGCGTTGAACATCCGGTCACGGGCGTTTTGCTCAACTTTCGTGGCTATGACACCCTGCTGGAACTTGTGGTGCTGTTATCGGCGCTGCTTGGCGCATGGTCGCTAGGCGGATTGCGAACCGCGAATTTCGAGCGGGCGCCGGACTCCGTGCTCGACATCCTGACCCGCTCGCTGACGCCCGTGTCGATTGTTGTCGCGGGATATCTGCTTTGGGTCGGTACGGGTGCGCCCGGCGGGGCGTTCCAGGCCGGAGCTGTTCTGGGAGCGGCAAGCATCTTGTTATTGCTGTCGGGTTGGCAACTGCCGCGCCACCTCGCCAAAGCGCCGTTTCGCATTGCACTCGTGATGGGCGTCGTCGTCTTCCTCGCTGTCGCCGTGCTGGTCATGGCGGGTGGCCGCTCGCTGCTGGAATACCCACCAGCAAACGCCGGCATGTTGATCCTGGTCATCGAGATATTCGCTTCGGTCTCCATCGGCGCGACGCTGGTAGGCTTTTTCCTGGGCGCCGATCCGGCTGACGAGCAAAAGCAATGA
- a CDS encoding TIGR01244 family sulfur transferase — translation MELHKLTDDLDVAGQIEPSDIPEIASKGIKTIICNRPDNESPGQPTFGEIDKIAQENGIKTIYHPIRAANAISDADAEIFEKELAEAEKPVLAFCRSGTRSTFIWSLSQAGKIPAQQIALTAMRAGYDISPVYQRLEK, via the coding sequence ATGGAACTCCACAAGCTCACGGATGATCTCGACGTCGCGGGCCAGATCGAGCCGTCGGATATTCCCGAAATCGCGTCGAAAGGGATAAAGACGATCATCTGCAACCGCCCGGACAACGAGTCGCCCGGTCAGCCGACCTTCGGCGAAATCGACAAAATCGCCCAGGAGAACGGCATCAAGACGATCTATCACCCGATCCGCGCGGCCAACGCGATCAGCGACGCCGATGCCGAGATCTTTGAAAAGGAACTGGCCGAGGCGGAGAAACCCGTGCTCGCTTTCTGTCGCTCCGGCACGCGAAGTACTTTCATATGGTCGCTCTCGCAGGCGGGCAAAATTCCCGCGCAGCAGATCGCGCTGACGGCCATGCGCGCCGGATACGACATCAGCCCGGTCTATCAGCGCCTCGAAAAGTAG
- the mnhG gene encoding monovalent cation/H(+) antiporter subunit G, which translates to MTVFDYLSAALLIFGGGFFFAGTVGLLRFPDVYTRLHALTKADNVGLGLIVSGLAIQAVSWAIAAKLLAIWLLVLMSGACVAHLVARAALRRGISPWRR; encoded by the coding sequence ATGACCGTGTTTGATTACCTCTCGGCTGCGCTTCTCATTTTCGGCGGCGGCTTTTTTTTCGCCGGTACAGTCGGCCTACTGCGTTTTCCCGACGTTTACACCCGGCTGCATGCCTTGACCAAGGCTGACAATGTCGGTTTGGGGCTGATCGTCTCCGGTCTGGCGATCCAGGCGGTATCCTGGGCTATCGCCGCAAAACTCCTGGCTATCTGGCTGCTGGTGCTGATGTCCGGGGCCTGCGTAGCCCATTTGGTGGCGAGAGCCGCATTGCGCAGAGGGATCAGTCCATGGAGGCGGTGA
- a CDS encoding monovalent cation/H+ antiporter subunit D family protein, whose translation MTLDSWVPPLVIASSLLPGLIIFGLPENRVGLRTTLNMFGALFKLSLVGLMLWGVYNERQFETRVPFLPGLDLVLSASPLALLFVTLSTVLWFFTTIYAIGYLEGEPHRSRFFGFFSLCVTATVGVALSGNLITFVLFYELLTLATYPLLVHRGTEAARHAGKIYLAYTMSGGALLLLGTIWLYTLTGTLDFVSQGFVQHLSPLHDTTLVTIFVLLIAGLGVKAALVPLHGWLPEAMVAPAPVSALLHAVAVVKAGAFGIVLVVYEVFGVQFAASLGVLSPLAWLAAVTIIYGSLRALFQDDLKRRLAYSTVSQVAYIILGVAIASPIATIGGLVHLVNQGVMKITLFFCAGSFAQTLGVHKVSEMNGIGGRMPWTMAAFTIGAFGMIGAPPVAGFITKWYLGLGALEAQQGWVILVLVGSTLLNAAYFLPILNRAWFAAPSPEWPREQNLTRTKKGWALLLPLIATGVLALAFGLLAAAPYSPLEWVRLIAQREFLGQ comes from the coding sequence ATGACCTTGGATTCATGGGTTCCTCCGCTGGTCATCGCGAGCTCGTTGCTTCCCGGGCTGATTATCTTCGGCTTGCCTGAGAATCGTGTGGGCCTGCGTACCACGCTCAATATGTTCGGTGCCCTGTTTAAATTGTCGCTGGTCGGCCTGATGCTTTGGGGGGTGTATAACGAGCGTCAATTCGAGACGCGAGTTCCATTCCTGCCGGGGTTGGATCTGGTTTTGAGCGCAAGCCCACTCGCACTGCTTTTCGTTACTCTGTCGACGGTGTTATGGTTCTTCACTACCATCTATGCCATCGGCTATCTGGAAGGTGAGCCGCATCGCAGCCGGTTCTTCGGCTTCTTCAGCCTGTGCGTGACAGCCACAGTCGGCGTCGCGCTATCGGGCAACCTCATTACCTTCGTGCTCTTTTACGAGTTGCTGACCTTGGCGACCTATCCTCTGCTCGTTCATCGCGGGACGGAGGCCGCAAGGCACGCGGGAAAAATTTACCTCGCTTACACGATGTCCGGCGGCGCGTTACTGCTGCTCGGCACGATCTGGCTTTACACGCTGACGGGCACGCTGGACTTCGTATCGCAGGGGTTCGTCCAGCATCTCTCGCCGCTTCATGACACGACGCTCGTGACCATCTTCGTGTTGCTGATAGCGGGACTTGGCGTCAAGGCGGCGCTGGTGCCCTTGCATGGCTGGCTGCCCGAAGCCATGGTCGCGCCAGCGCCTGTGAGCGCTCTGTTGCACGCCGTCGCGGTGGTGAAGGCGGGCGCATTTGGCATCGTCCTCGTGGTGTACGAGGTTTTCGGCGTCCAGTTTGCAGCGAGTTTGGGCGTTCTTAGCCCTCTCGCCTGGCTGGCGGCGGTCACCATAATCTACGGCTCGTTGCGCGCGCTTTTTCAGGACGACCTCAAACGTCGGCTTGCCTATTCGACGGTCAGTCAGGTTGCCTACATAATCCTCGGCGTGGCCATCGCCAGCCCCATCGCCACCATCGGCGGGCTCGTGCATCTTGTGAATCAGGGCGTCATGAAGATAACGCTGTTTTTCTGCGCAGGCAGCTTCGCACAGACCCTCGGGGTCCACAAAGTAAGCGAAATGAACGGCATCGGCGGCCGGATGCCGTGGACCATGGCGGCGTTCACGATTGGCGCTTTCGGCATGATAGGCGCGCCACCGGTCGCCGGCTTCATAACCAAGTGGTATCTCGGTCTTGGAGCGCTCGAAGCTCAACAGGGCTGGGTGATCCTGGTGCTGGTTGGCAGCACCTTGCTCAACGCGGCCTATTTCCTGCCGATCCTGAATCGCGCCTGGTTCGCCGCGCCGTCGCCGGAGTGGCCTCGCGAACAAAATCTCACGCGCACGAAGAAGGGCTGGGCGCTCCTGTTGCCTTTGATCGCGACGGGGGTGCTCGCATTGGCATTCGGATTGTTGGCGGCGGCGCCTTATAGCCCGTTGGAGTGGGTTCGCCTGATCGCGCAGCGGGAGTTTCTGGGGCAATGA
- the bluB gene encoding 5,6-dimethylbenzimidazole synthase, producing the protein MRAEKGAPPVFDEGFRSALEDLIVWRRDVRRFRTDPLPDGAVERLLRLACLAPSVGLSEPWRFVLVESAEKRRLIAANFEDANAEALSSYTGQSASLYASLKLEGIREAPVQLAAFAEPDPGKGRTVGRRTMPETVAYSVVSAMHTLWLAARAEGIGMGWVSILDPVRVARDLDVPPHWQFIGYFCIGYPLEEASTPELERVNWERRSDPATVVIRR; encoded by the coding sequence ATGCGGGCGGAAAAGGGCGCGCCTCCGGTTTTCGACGAGGGCTTTCGCTCAGCGCTTGAGGATCTCATTGTGTGGCGGCGCGATGTGCGGCGCTTCCGGACCGACCCGCTCCCCGATGGCGCGGTGGAGCGCCTGTTGCGCCTCGCCTGTCTTGCGCCGTCCGTCGGCCTCAGCGAGCCGTGGCGCTTCGTACTCGTGGAAAGCGCCGAGAAGCGCAGGCTGATCGCCGCCAACTTCGAGGACGCGAACGCTGAGGCGCTGTCGTCCTACACGGGCCAAAGCGCGTCGCTTTATGCCTCGCTGAAGCTTGAGGGCATTCGCGAGGCCCCCGTGCAACTCGCCGCCTTCGCCGAGCCGGACCCGGGGAAGGGCCGCACCGTGGGACGTCGCACCATGCCGGAAACGGTCGCGTATTCGGTCGTCAGCGCGATGCATACGCTGTGGCTCGCCGCGCGCGCCGAAGGCATCGGCATGGGATGGGTGTCGATCCTCGATCCCGTCCGCGTGGCGCGCGACCTCGACGTGCCGCCGCACTGGCAGTTCATCGGCTATTTCTGCATCGGCTACCCGCTGGAAGAGGCGAGCACACCCGAACTTGAGCGCGTGAATTGGGAACGCCGCAGCGACCCGGCCACCGTCGTCATTCGGCGCTAA
- a CDS encoding Na+/H+ antiporter subunit E, giving the protein MSKIIATIDKRAVLVRAPFFALLWWIMTGGDVASWLVGAPIVLVATLTSASMLSSSSWSLKGVFSFAAFFVWQSLRGGTDVALRAIDPRLPISPEVIEFPLRVPPGLLRVILANSACLLPGTLSVDLEGEVLKVHVLDGDSNPMAELKNLEWRVIQMGGASLRLQVDSDR; this is encoded by the coding sequence GTGTCGAAAATTATTGCGACTATCGATAAACGCGCCGTTCTTGTGCGCGCCCCCTTCTTTGCACTCCTTTGGTGGATCATGACTGGCGGCGACGTTGCTTCATGGCTGGTGGGCGCCCCAATAGTGTTGGTAGCGACGCTGACGAGTGCGTCGATGTTATCGTCGTCTTCATGGTCCCTGAAGGGAGTCTTCAGCTTCGCTGCATTCTTCGTTTGGCAATCGCTCCGGGGCGGCACCGATGTGGCGCTTCGAGCCATCGATCCACGTCTGCCCATCTCACCGGAGGTCATCGAATTTCCGCTTCGCGTGCCTCCGGGTTTGCTACGAGTGATCCTAGCCAATAGTGCATGTTTGCTGCCTGGCACGCTAAGTGTTGATCTGGAAGGGGAGGTGTTGAAGGTCCACGTTCTGGATGGCGATAGCAATCCTATGGCCGAACTCAAGAATCTGGAGTGGAGGGTAATACAAATGGGCGGTGCTTCTCTGCGCCTGCAAGTAGACAGCGACCGATGA
- a CDS encoding monovalent cation/H+ antiporter complex subunit F — protein sequence MQALYDSLAFFLLLNLGAGMWRVFQGPTAADRMLAAQLFGTHAVAILILLAASGSAPALFDIALVFALLAAMTAVAFVRMAWSGTEDENDRV from the coding sequence ATGCAGGCACTTTACGATTCCCTAGCGTTCTTCCTGTTGCTGAATCTCGGGGCAGGGATGTGGCGCGTATTTCAAGGACCGACCGCAGCCGATCGCATGCTTGCCGCGCAACTGTTCGGTACTCACGCGGTGGCGATATTGATCTTGCTCGCCGCATCGGGATCGGCACCGGCACTCTTTGACATCGCACTTGTTTTCGCCCTTTTGGCCGCGATGACGGCAGTCGCGTTTGTCCGCATGGCATGGTCCGGCACGGAGGATGAGAATGACCGTGTTTGA